The Haloarcula laminariae genomic sequence TACAGAATCAGTAGCAAGAGCTTTCGGTCGGGGTGTCGTCGAGCCGGCTGAATGAACAAACGTGGCCACGTTCTGAACGCGGTCCTGTTGAGTATCGGGTTAGGATACGTCCTCGACCCGTCCGGGGACGTTTCGACGTTCGCGACTATTGCCGAAGTGTTCCTTCCGGTGGTCCTGGGGGCCCTGTTCCCGGACGTCGACACCGCCTTCGGCAAGCACCGCAAGACCCTCCACAACCTGCCGGTGCTCCTGCTGTTTTTCGCCCACCCGGTGTACCACGGCGGGAACCTCCAGTGGGTGTGGCTCGGCGTCCTGACACACTACGTGCTCGACATGGTCGGGTCGCGGCGGGGCATCGCCCTCTTTTACCCCATCTCGGACACGGAGTACGGCTTCCCGACCGGCGTGACCACGTCGAGCGACCACGCCGAGGTCGTCACCGTCGCTATCACGATACTCGAACTGGCCGCCGTCGGCGCGCTGGTGTACGTCCTCCCGACGTATCTCCCGCCGGAAGCGACCGAGGTGCTGACCAACGCGCTCGGGTCGGTCGCCTAGTACACTTTCACGTCGTCGAACGCCCCGCCGTAGGCCACGTGGTCGGGGTGGGTCGGTGCCGTACCCTGCAGCATGACGCGGTCGAACTTCTCCCAGCTGTTCTCGTAGCCCAGATGCGCGAACTCGACGCCGCGGCGGAGCGTGTGAGAAACCCCCTTGCGGTGGCGGATGTCGCGGCTGACGCCCGCCCGTAGGGCGGCTGCGAAGGACGACTCGTCGGCGAAGGGCTCGTCGAAGGCGACCCACGCCTCCCCGATGGTCCCCGGGAGATGCGCGTACGACGACGTGAACGTCGGCAGCCCCGTCCGGTCGGCGAGGCGGCTGGCGCGCCGGCTGTGGTGGGGCAGGAACTTGGGGTTGTACACCTCGATGGCGTCGATGGTCTCCCGGTAGGTCTCAAGCTCCTCGGGGCCGAGACTCACCGAGAGGAAGCCGGGGTGGGGGACCAGCACCGCCGCCCCTTGTCGCTGCAGTTCGGCCATGGTCCCGTCGAGCGTCAGGAAGTCGGGCACCATCTCCTCCAGGCCCACGGCAAGTATGTGGCGCCGTCGCTGCCAGGTCCCGGTGAACAGCTCGCGGCCGGGGTAGACGGTGAGTTCCTCGTCGGAGAACGACCGCGCCTTGGCCCGGATGTCGGGCAGGCGGGTGAAGTGGGGTGCATACACCAGCGCGTCGAGCCCGCGCGCTTTCGCTCGTTCGACGACCTGGTCGTCGAGAACCTTCACGTGCAGGTCGACGGTGAACCCCTCGCTCGTCACGGGTCGGGTTACCCCGGTCGCCCCATTATGGGTTTCTATTTCGGGAAGTGTCGCTGTGCCGTGGCGAACGCTTTTACCATCGGGGTGCCTGCCTCACAGCAATGCCACGCTGGGAGTGTGCCATCGAGGGCGACGACAGCCAGTTCGACCGCGTCGAGGAGCTCATCGTCCACCAGTCGAAAGAGCACGACCGCATCACCTGCAAGGTCTGTGGGACCGTCGTCCCCGACGGCTACTTCGCCATCAAGCACGCCTTCGACGAACACTCCCGCGCCGAGTACGTCCGCGCCTACGACGCCTCCGCCGCGGAGGTCCGCCGGCGCGAGAACATCAAGGAGTCCATCGAGTCCGAGGCGGACATGAACGAAGTCATCGAGCGCCTGGAAGGGTGAGGCCGCCAGCCACCCCGAACTGACGGCGGTCAGGGCCGCGACCGGAGATAGCCCCCGACCCCGATGGCGACCGCCCCGAACAGCACCGACCCCAGCCGCAGGAGGGTCCCCCTGTGGGTCGCCGGCGGCGTCCCCTGCCGGACCGTCAGCATGTCGTACGTCGCAATCACCTGTCGCCGCTGTTCGACCCGCTGCTCTCTCGACTGCTCGGGCGACGTCTCCGTGGTCTCACCGCCCGACGCCGTCCGACCGTCCGCCGCTTCCTCGGAATTCGGCGACTCAACCCTGATACGGTCGACCGGCTCGTCGGGCGGCGGGAGGTCGGCGTTGTCGGGCCGCTCGATGACGACGCTGGTGCGTCGCTGGCGCTCCTCGTACTCCTCCGAGGTAGTCACCTCGCCGACGTTGTTCGCCTCGTCGTACGGGAACTCGGGTGCCCCCTCGCCGACCGGCACGGTGTACTCGTGGTTCGGGGAGCGCAGCGAGGACACGTATATCTCCTGACCCCGCTCGGAGAGGTTTTCGTACGCGATGACGGTGTAGCCCTCGGCTTCGAGTTGCGAGCGGTTCTCCATCGTCCCGTCGCCGGTGTCGTGGTAGAGCACCTGCTGGACCGGGAACAGGGCCGGAACGAGCAGCGCGGCGACACCGACCACGAGCAGGACCATCGCCGCGGTCCGGGCCGTGTCGTCGACCATCAGAGGTCCGCCCCCTGGAACCGCCAGTAGCCAAGCGCCAGTGGCACCGCCAGCCAGACGGCGAAGACCAGCAGCGACATCTCGTCACCGAGATACGCCGGCAGCGTATCGCCCTCCCCGGCCCGCTGGAGGACCTCCCGCTCGAACTCAGAGGGAACCACGAGGTTCATCGCCTTCCGGTAGGCGATAAGCGGGCTGGTGTAGAGGATGGCGTTGTAGAGGTCGACGTTCGCCTCGAACCCCAGCAGCGTCTGGTGGACGTACCGGACGAGCAAGGCGACGCTGACCCCCGGGATGACATACAGCAACACCAGCCCGAAGTACGACCCCACCGCGGCGGCGATGGCCCGGCTCCGCTCGGCGACGGCGGCCGACAGCGACACGGCGACGGCAACGAAGACGGCCGCGTAGAGCCACGAGACGACGAACATCCCGACGATGACGCCCAGCGGGAGGGCGCCGTTGCGGGCCACGGCCATCGCGGTGGCAGTGGCGAACATGAACGCGACCCCGGCCGTGACGACGCCGAGCCGGCTCGCCAGCTTCCCGAGGAACACGTCGCGGCGGCTGTTTGGCAGCCCCAGCAGGAACTTCACGCCGCCGCTCTCCCGTTCCCCGGCGATGGCCATGTAGCTGGCCACCAGCGCGACGATGGGGAGGAGGAGTCCGAAGACCCCGCCCATGGTCCGGAACAGCTGTATCACGGTCTCCCGCGGGGTGAGCCGATAGCCCGAGACGCCGAAGGCGATGACCGCCGTCATCAGGCCCAGAAACGTCGCCACGGCCCACAGCGCCCGGGACCGCCGCGCCGCCGTGAAGTCCTTCCGGGTGACATCGCGCAGCGTCACTGCGGGACCTCCTCGGCGGCGCGAGCGTCGTCGCGGCCGCCGCCGGTCAGGTCGTTGAACAGCGTCTCCAGGGAGACCGTCTCGGAGCGGATGTCCTCGACGGTCGCGCGCTCGGCGACGTGGGTGACCACGTCGACCTTCGCGGCCGGGTCGGTGCAGTCGACCACCAGCGTCCGGTCCTCGACGGTCGCCCGCGCGACCCCGGACAGGGCGTCGACGCCGAGTCCCGTCGGCGGCGTCGTACAGTCCAGATGCAGGGTGGCGTGTCCGCCCGCGTTCTCGCGCAGCCCTTCGATGCTGTCGACGGCGACCAGTTCGCCCTCGTTCATCACGCCCACCCGGTCGCTGACCGCCTCGACCTCCGAGAGGATGTGACTGGAGAAGAAGACGGTCGTCCCCTGGTCGGCCCGCTCGCGGACCACGTCGCGCAGCTGCTGGATGCCGTTGGGGTCCAGCCCCGTCGAGGGCTCGTCCAGAATCAGGAGGTCGGGGTCGTCCACCAGCGCGATGGCGAACGCCAGGCGCTGTTGCATCCCCTTGGAGTAGTCACCGGCCATGCGGCCGCCGTCGCCGGCCAGCCCCACGAGGTCGAGGAGTTCGTCGGGGTCGTCGTCGGCCCGCTTCGTCCGGATAGCCCACGAGAGATACTCCCGCCCCGTCAGGGGGTCGTCGAAGCCGTACCCCTCCGGGAGCACCCCGACCCGCTCGCGTATCGCCTCGGGGTCGGTCTGTGCGTCCTGTCCGAGCACCTCGACGCTCCCCGCCGTCGGGCGGATGAAATCCAGCAGGAGGTTGATGGTCGTCGACTTCCCCGCGCCGTTGGGCCCGAGAAAGCCAAAGACCTCCCCCTCGTCGATTGTGAGGTCGAGGTCGTCGACCGCGACCACGTCACCGAAGCGCTTCGTCAGCCCGTCCGTTCGAATAGCTGCCATCTTATAACCGAACCGTCATCACATGGGAGTGTAAAACTTCCCGACGGTTCGACCGGATTTTGACCGACGGCTCGGGGACGACGTTGTACAATCAGGCCTGTATCGGGGGCCAGTACATGTTACATGTCCGAAAACGGACGCGGAGGGAGACCGCTCGTAACTCGGTGGTTGCGGAGAGAGCTATCTCCACCTGGGGCTCATCGGCGGCCGAAACGTGAGCGAAAATGCGGGACCTCATGGTTCGTAGGACCCCCGGTCCCACGCTCATCACGAAAAGCGCGTCGCGTCTTTCGGACGACTCAGTTCGGTCCCGCGAACCGGCGGCTTCACCGCCGGGGAGAGACCGCCCTTCGGCGCCTCACGGGTCGCTGCGCTCCCCGCTCGACCTGTCCGAAGAGCGCTTCAGCGCTCTTCGCTATCCAGCACGCGAATCTGGTCCCCGCGCACGGTGACCGGAATCGGGACCGTCGCCTCGTACAGTTCGACGGTGACCTGGTCCTTGCCCTCGTCGATGCGCTGGACCTGGGCCTTCTCGCCCTTGAACGGGCCGGCGATGAGTTCGACGATGTCGCCCTCGGCGATGCCCTCCACGTCGGGTTTCGGCGAGAGGAAGTGTTCGACCTCCGCCATCGAGGACTCGCCCTGGACGACGCCGTTGGCGTGGGGAATCTCGTCGAGGATGCGGTCGAAGACGTTGTGGTCGTCGGCCTCGACCATGACGTAGCTCGTCAGCGAATCGGGCGCCAGCGCCGCGTGGATGTCGGGCTCCTCGCGGTTGATTATCATGTCCGCGACGGTCCGCTCCTGGCTCGCCGTGGTTTTGACTGCGTAGATACCCATCTGCTTACACCGGCTTGCTGCCCGGGACGAACGTCATCAGGGCGAAGATGATGAAGCCGATGAGTCCCACCAGGACGATACCGGCACCGGCAATCTTTGCAATCTGTGAGAACTCCTCCCAGTCGGGCGTACTCGCCAGTTTGAGTACGCGAACGTAGGAGGTGAGGTCGTACGGAACGTTCATGCGTGGCCCTATCCGCCGGTGGCTTTTCTATATTGTGGTCGGCGTCGGTGGCGGCTAACCCCGCTCAGTCATCGGCGACGGCGCTCGGGCCCGCACTGGCGGGCGTCGCCGTCGGGGCCGCTCCCGAGTCCCGGTCGAGTGCCTGCACCGTCTTCGACATCTGTTCGGAGACCACAGTCTGTTGCTCGCACAGCCGCTGGGTGGCGGCCCGCAACTGCTCTACGGCGTCGCCGAGACCGGTCGTGTTGGTGTTGAGTTCCGCCATCGAGTCCCCGAGGTCCGAGAGCGCGCTGCCCACGTCGGTGTCGTCAGCCGCTGCGTCTGTGGCCATACAACGAACGAAGCACCAGGCGCGGGTGTGGGTACCCCCTAACTAGTTAGCATCAGTCGCGCCCGGCGCCGTCCCCGGACAGGCGGCTGACGGTGGCGTTTATCTCGTCGACCTGTCGGGCCTGTTCCTGGGTGCTCTCGGCGGTCGCCTGCATCTCGGCGGAGATGTCTTCGGCCCGCTCGACCACCTGGTCGAGCATACTCGCTATCTCTTCGGTGCTTGCGGCCTGGTCGTTCGTCGCCGCGGACACCTGTTCGATGCCCTCGGCCGTCTCCTCGATGGCGGTGACGATGTCGGTCAGCGCCTCGGTGGCCGACTCGACCTGTTCGATACCGCGCTCGACCTGCTCGGTCGTCTCCTCCAGGTTCTCGACGGTCTCCTGGGTGTCGGCCTTGATGCGCCCGACCATCTTCTCTATCTGCGAGGCCCGTTCCTGGGACTCCTCGGCGAGGTTCTTGACCTCGTCGGCGACGACGGCGAAGCCCTCGCCGGCCTCGCCGGCTCTGGCGGCCTCGATAGAGGCGTTCAGCGCCAGCATGTTCGTCTCGTCGGCTATCTCGTCGATGACGTCGACGATTTCGTCTATCTCGTCCATCCGGTCCCGCAGCGAGGTCACGTCGTCGGTGACTTCCGCGGCCGACTCGCCGACCTTCTGCATCACGCGCTCGGTCTCCTCGGCGGTCTCCTGGACCTCCGAGGCGGCCTCGTCGGCGTTTCGGGCCGTCGAGGCCACCTGGTCGCTCGTCGAGGCTATCTCCTCGACGGTCGCCGAGAGGTTCGACACCTCTTGGCTGACGCTCGCGAGGGCCTCCGACTGCTCGTCGGAGATGTCGGACACGCGCTGGCTGCTGTCCGCGACCGACTCGACGGAGTCGTGGAGGTCGTCGGTCCGGCCGGCGACGTCCGAAACGATGTCGTCGAGCCGCGCCGCCATCTGGTTGAGCGAGTCGACGACGTCGAGCAGCTCGTCGTCGACGTACCCGGTCTCGTCGACGGACGCGCGTGACTGGAGGTGCCCGGCCTCGATGTCGGCCATCGTCGACTGCAGCTCGGCGACTATCCCCCGGAGCTGCTCCTGCCGTTTGGCGTCCTCGGTCCGGTCCTGTATCATCTCGACGACGCCGGTCAGTTCGCCGTCGTCGTCGTATATGGGCGCGGCGCTGAACCGGATGTGTCGGTCCTCGCCGCGGGCGTCTTTCATCACGCTCTCGTCGGCGTACAGCGCGTAGTCGACGTCGTCGACGCGGGGCACGTCGTACTCCTCGTCGCAGTCTTCCGGGGCCTCTATCACCTTCTCTGCGAGGGTCATCGACCGCCGCCCGTCGTGGTAGAACGCCGGCCCGACGACGCCGTGTTCCTCCGTGAGTTCGACCGCTCCGGCCTGGGACTCCCCCGTCAGGGCCGCGAGCGAACTGTTCCAGTGCAGAATGTCGCCGTCGGCGTCGAGAACGAAGATAGGCGTGTCGATGCGGTCGAGAATCATCCGGTAGTGGAGTTCGTCGGGAGCCCGGGTAGGGTCGGTCACCACGCCACCGTCCGGCGTCGCCTCTCTGTCCGCATCTGTCGGTCGGTCCTCTCTTCGCATATGGAACAACAACTCTTGGACGGTGGTATAATATTTATCATAATAGAACAATATGAATTCGGATTACGTTCGGCAGACGCCGAAGCGCTCCGTACTGCGCCTCGCTGCTGCCCGACTATCGAGGACGCCACAGGTGACCGCTCCGCCTAGATACAGAGCCTCGAACGGAGACCGGTCAGTCCACGTAGTCGATTTCTTCGCTGGCCTGCTGGCCCGCTCGCGCCTGCTGACCCTCGCTTTGCCCGTAAATCTGTGGGCTCTCGACGCCGGTGACCACTATCATCGTCTCCATTTTCCCCTCGAAGTCGTTGTTGACGGAGGCGCCCCAGATGATGCGGGCGTCGGGGTCGATGCGGTCGTATATCTCCTCGACGACGCCCTCGGCCTCCTCGATGGACATGTCGGGACCGCCGACGACGTTGACCAGGGCGGAGTTGGCGCCGTCGAACTCCACGTCCAAGAGCGGCGAGCGAAGCGCCGACCGGATGGAGTCTTGGGCCTTGTTCTCAGAGTCGCTCTCGCCCAGCCCTATCATGGCGACGCCGCCGTTCTCCATGATAGTCCGGACGTCGGCGAAGTCCACGTTGACCAGGCCGGGCTTGGTAATCAGTTCGGTCATCCCCTTGACCGAGCGCATCAGCACGCGGTCACAGATTTTGAAGGCGTCCTGCAGGGGCATGCTGGGGGCGTAGTCCAGCAGGCGGTCGTTCGGAACGACGATGACGGTGTCGGAAACGGAGCGCAGGCGTTCGAGGCCGGCGTCGGCGTTGGCCCGTCGGCGTTCGCCCTCCGCGGTGAAGGGGATGGTGACGATGGAGATAGTGAGCGCCCCCTCCTCCTGTGCGGCCTGGGCGACGACGGGGGCGGACCCGGTTCCCGTTCCGCCGCCGAGCCCGGCCGTGACGAAGACCATGTCAGACCCCGAGATAGACTGCTGGATGTCCTCGATATCCTCCTGGGCGGCTTCTTCGCCTATCTTCGGGACCGAGCCGGCACCGCGACCGCCGGTGCGCTCGCGGCCCATCAGAATCTTCGTGTCGGCCTCCACCTCGTCGGCGAGGTGCTGGGCGTCCGTGTTCGCGGCGACCAGCTTCGCGCCGTGGATGCCCTCCTCCATCATCCGCGTGACCGTGTTGCCGCCGGCGCCGCCACAGCCGACGACGGTTATCTTGGTTTCGAGGTCCTTGACGACGCTCGCGAGCTCGTCGTCGGTCATCGTCCCGGACGTGGAGGGGTCCTCCCGCTCCGGGGTCGGTTCGTGCTGGCTGTTGGCCTCGGGGTCAGCGCTCTCCTCGCGCTCCCCTTCGGCCTCGTCGATGGCGTCGTCGATAATCGAGTCCATATTTAAATCCCCGTTGCAGACGAACACTCATTAGTTTTCCCCCTGTGTCAGACGGATGACTGACAGCTCTGCGGCCACTCTCGGGCCGATTTCTTACAACGTAAAGCGACGTATACGCTCGCTGTGGACCGTCTCCGGCTCTATCTCCCGCCCGTCGACCTCGACGGACCGGCCGGCGGACAGCTTCCCGTACTTCGGCCCTTCGGGGATGCCGAGCGTCTCGGCGAGCTCCGGGTCGAACCGCTGCTCGCGGGCGCGCAGCCCGTCGCCGTCGCGCTCGACGCTGTCGTAGCGCTCCCGGAGGACATCGGCCAGCGCGTCGACGACGGCCGAGCGCTCGGCCCCCGCGGCCAGGACGGCCGGCCCGGTGACGACGGTGCCCTGCTGTGTCGTCCCGAACGCGAGCGTGTTCGCCGCGAACCAGTCGCGGACGCGCTCGGCGTCGATACCGGTCGCCTCCGAGACGAGCTCCTCGGGCAGGGTCACGACGTCCCAGTCGTCCGGCGGGTCCGTCGCCGCCTCGCCGAAGCGGAGGCCGTCGTCGACGGGGCCGACCGCTGCCTCCACCGACTCGACGAACCCGAGCGGGACGCCGGTCGTCTCGCGGACGAACCGCTCGCCCACGACGCGGTAGCCCAGCGACTCGACCGTCTCGGCGAGGTCGGGGTGGCCGCCGGTGACGAGCGCGTACTCCGCGCCGCTGGCCGCGACAGCGCGCCCGAGGACGGTCTCGTACTGGTCGTCGATGTCGCCTGCCGACGTATCGTCCGCGAGCCGCACCCATTCGCTCAGGTCCGACAGACACCAGTCGGCCCCGATGTGACCGACCGCCCAGTCGGTCTCCCGGGCGACCCGCTCGAACTGGGGGACGTAGTGGCCCCCGCCGAAGCCGACGAGCTGGCGGCGGCGTCCCCCCTCGTCGGGCGCGTCGGCCGGGACGCCCCGCAAGTCCAGAATCGCCCTGGCGGCTGCCCGCGCCGCCCCGGGGTCGCGCCACTGTGGCTCGGCGCTGCCGACCTCCACGAACATCGACGGGACGCCCACCTCGGTCGGGCCGTGGTGGGTACACTCCATCCCCACGTCGTACCCGTCGGGGGCGTGGTCCGCCAGCGCGTCGAGGACGGCGCGGTGGGCGTTCGGGGCGGCGCGTGCGAAGCGGCCGCTCTCGCCGCCGTACTCGGCCTCGCCGAAGTTCCCGGTGTGATGGGCTGTCAGCAACTGTCCGGTCTCGCCGGCGTGTTTGGAGGCGAAGACCAGCAGTTCGGGGTCGTCGAACGCCGTCGCCGCGTGTTCGAGTTCCAGGTGGGGCCCGTCGAACTCCCGGAGTTCGGCCCCGTCGGTCCGGTAGACGGTCCCGCCGCCGTCGGCGTCGGAGCGGTCGTCGTCGACCGTCTCGGTCCAGTCGGCCGCGTCGAGCAGTTGCTCGCCGATGTGCGTACTGGCCTCGTCGGCCCGCGAAACGACGATAGCGAGCATCAGTCCGCCAGCTCCTCGTGGACCGGCTCACGGCCTATCGCGGTCCGGAAGGCGTCCCCGGCCAGCCCGAACAGCTCCGCGAGGGCCCGCCGCCGTAGCGCAAACAGCGCCGTCCCGATGACGAGGTACAGCACGGCGTAGCCGACGAGTAGCTCGTAGCTGTCGAACGGCAGCCCCACGAGGTCCCGGATGAGGGCGAATTCGAGTATGACCTGGGAGATGAACAGCCCGAAGAGGACGACGGCCTCGCGGATGGATATCTCGAAGTTACAGAGGATGGCCAGCGCGAAGTACGACTGGGCGGCGGTAATCCAGATTTCGGCGGCCTGCTTCTGGTCGAACGGCAAGGTCCCGAGGCCGCCCAGCGCGATGGAGTAGACGACGGCGATGGTCCCGATGAGCAGCGTCCACTGGTTGAGCTTCGAGGAGATGAGCGCGTTGAACCCGGCCGTCGACCGGGCCTTGTTGACCAACACCGCGACGACGATGAGTTCGGGCGACTCGCTGGCCAGCGGTGCGACCCACTGAATCATGAAGAACTCGGGGATGCCGTTCTGGAGGCCGATTTCCTCCAGACCGTGGGCAAAGGGCTCGACGGCGGTGAAGATGAGCAGCCCGGAGTACGCAAACAGCGTGAGGACGACGAGCGGGCGCCACGGCAGCGACCAGCCCTGGAAGTACTTGGGGACGCCGACGGTGTGGTCGGAGGTCTCCACGTCGGACTTCAGGACGAGCCCGATGTAAGTGACGTACAGCCCGACCAGGAACAGCGTATCGAGCAGCCCGATGCCGCCCCCCAGCGGGACGAGGAAGGCCCACCCGGTCGCCAGAAAGAGGAAGGTTATCTCGGTCGCGATGTCGCGGTCCAGCGCGACCGCGTCGTTGAGGAGCCCGTCGCGGTTCTTGACTGCCGGGTCCCGGGTCTTGGCCGCCCGCCAGACGGTGAAGACGGCGATACCGGCCCAGCCGATGCCGATGAGGATGCGGTTCGCGCCGGTCATGTTCGCGATGGCCAGGTTCGCGTCGTGACAGCCCCGGGCCAGCGTCGTCCCGCTTGCCTCTATCTCTGCGGCGGTCAGCTGGCTACATGCCTCTGCCGTCGCGCCGCCCGCCCCGGCGTTCCAGGCGTACAGCGCGTCGACGGCGTACTCGGGCGCGACCGCGAGCACCGCGAGGACGGCGATAGCGAAGGCCCTGGGTACGTCCTTCTCCGCGGTCTCGGCGCCCCACGCCAGCAGAAACGACGCGCCGAGAACGGCCAGTCCGCTCACCCCGACGGTCGCCACGTTGTCGAGTTCGATACCGAGGAGCAACACGGCGACCCAGCCGACGGTCAACAGCGCTGCGGCCCCGACCTGCACGAGTGGATGACGGAGGCGACTCACTAGGCGTTCACAGCGGCGGTCAGGTGGAAAAGGTTGCGAAACGTCCGCTAGTAGGGGGGAACTACGCCGCCGTTTCCGTCTCCCCTGCCTGTGGTACGTCCCGCCGACGCCCCCGCCCGCGACCGGAGCGTGGCGTTCAATAGCGGGGGCCACGCCCACGGAGGTATGGAAGTCTACGGACTCATCGGGAACCCGGTCGGGCACTCGCTGTCGCCGCCGATGCACGAGGCGGGCTACGACGCCCTGGGCATCGACGCGAAGTACGTCACGTTCGAGCCGCCGGCCGACGAGGGGGCGGCGGCCGTCGAAGCGGCCGACAGGCTCGGTGTCGCGGGGCTGAACGTCACTCTCCCGTTCAAGCAGGACGTACTCGAGGCCGTCGAGACCGACGACCTCGCCGCGCGTATCGGCGCGGTCAACACTATCGACCTGACTGGTGAGACGCCGCGAGGGTACAACACGGACGCCGTCGGCGCGGTCCGCGCGCTCGACCACCACGACGTGGCCCTCGATGGGACGGCGGTCGTCGTCGGCGCTGGCGGGGCCGGCCGCGCCGTCGCCTTCGGGCTGGCCGACGAGGGGATGACCGTCGAGATAGCCAACCGGACGGCCTCGAAGGCCGACGACCTGGCCGCCGAGGTGCCCGGCGCGGGCGGGCACTCGCTCGACGGGCTCGACGACCTGCTGTCCGGCGCCGACGTGCTGGTCAACTGCACCAGCGTCGGGATGGACGAGGACGCGACGCCGGTCCCCGCCGACGCGCTGCACGGCGACCTCGCGGTCCTCGATGCGGTGTACTCCCCAATCGAGACGCGGTTGCTCCGGGACGCCGCGGCGGCCGGGGCGACGACCGTCGACGGCGCGTGGATGCTGCTGTACCAGGGCGTCGAGGCGTTCGAGCGCTGGACCGGCGAGACGGCGCCGGTCGACCCGATGAACGCGGCGCTTCGGGACGGCCTCTGAGACGGGCTGTCGCGGACGCGGACCCGGTGGCGGCGCGGCTCCGGACAGGGAGACGCGGTCCGCCTGAGGAGTACTCTACCAGCAAGAGATTAGTGTCGGGGCACAGAACAGGAGCGTATGGGTTTGCTTCAGAAGCTGAAATCAGCACTCGGGCTCGACGAAACGGGGTCGTCGGAGTCGGGTCGCTCCGGCGACGTGGACGTCACCGTCGAGCGTGAGCCCTCGACGGAGGACGAGGACGCGGTCAAGGGAACCGAGACGGCCAGTAGTGGGGAGTCGACGGGCGAACCGGATGGCCCGGGGACCAACGGCGCCGAGAGCGGGGACTCGTCGGTCGAGGAGGCCGAGGTATCGGCCGGCGAGCCCGACACGGCCGCTGCGAGCGCGAGTGACGCAGCCGACGACGCCAACGCGGACACTGTCGACGACACTGAAGCTGACACTGTCGACGACACCGACGCGGATACCGAAGCCGACGACGCCGATGCGGACACCGAACCTGACGACACTGCTGCGGACACAGCTGACGACGACACTGACACGGACACTGCAGCAGACGACTCCGACGCGGACGCGCCCGCCGACACGGCGGGCAGCACCGACCCCGTCACGGAGCTGAACGGCATCGGTCCGGCCTACGGGGACCGACTCGCCGGTGCGGGCATCGACACTGTCGGCGAGCTGGCCGACGCCGACGCCGCCGACCTGGCGGACCGCATCGAACTCGGCGAGAGCCGCGTCGCCGGCTGGATAGAGCAGGCCAACAGCTACTGATTCTGCGACGGTATCGGCTGTCCGGCCGGCGCGGCGCCGGGATACTGCCCGAACCGCAAACGAGTTACCCGCCGGGCTGTTGCTACCGGTAATGCCACGGGTCGAGACGAGCCGCGACGCCTACGAGGCTCTCGCTGCCGACGCGCCGCCGTCGGCCCGGATTCCCGTCGTCGTCTCGGTCACCGTCGACGACCCCTTCGCGGCGTACCGCCGGGCTCGCGACCCGACCGGCGGCGTCTATCTCGGGACGACCGGCGGGCAGTCGGGCTGGGGCTACTTCGCGACTGCGCCCGCCGAGTTCGTCGAGGTCGGGCCCGACGACAGCCCGGCGCTCGCCGCACTGGCCGACGCGCTGGCCGGCGACACCCTCGTCCGGGGCGACTGTGAGGTCCCCTACCCGTGCGGCGCTATCGGCTGGCTCTCCTACGATGTCGTCCGCGAACTGGAGTCCCTCCCGTCGAGCGCCGTCGACGACCGCGCCCTGCCACGCCTGCAGCTCGCCACTTACGACCGCGTCGCCGCCTGGCCGGAGCCCCGCGGCGACGGGCCGGTCGAACTCACGATTACGGCGTGTCCGCGCCTGCGCGACCACGAGTCCGCCGGCGCGGCCTACGAGTTCGCCCGCCAGCACGCCCTGGAGCTGGCTCGCACGGTCGGCGAGGGCGACCCCTCCGTGGGCGACCCGCCGGCGTCGACCGACAGCGCCGCCTTCGAGAGCGACTGCACGCGCGAGGCCTTCGCCGAGCGCGTCCGGACCGTCAAGCAGTACGTCCGCGACGGCGACACCTTCCAGGCCAACGTCTCACAGCGCCTCTCGGCGCCCGCCGCCGTCCACCCGGTCGAGGCGTTCGACGCCCTCCGTCGGGTGAACCCGGCGCCGTACTCGGCGCTGGTGGAGTTCCCC encodes the following:
- a CDS encoding D-aminoacyl-tRNA deacylase, coding for MLAIVVSRADEASTHIGEQLLDAADWTETVDDDRSDADGGGTVYRTDGAELREFDGPHLELEHAATAFDDPELLVFASKHAGETGQLLTAHHTGNFGEAEYGGESGRFARAAPNAHRAVLDALADHAPDGYDVGMECTHHGPTEVGVPSMFVEVGSAEPQWRDPGAARAAARAILDLRGVPADAPDEGGRRRQLVGFGGGHYVPQFERVARETDWAVGHIGADWCLSDLSEWVRLADDTSAGDIDDQYETVLGRAVAASGAEYALVTGGHPDLAETVESLGYRVVGERFVRETTGVPLGFVESVEAAVGPVDDGLRFGEAATDPPDDWDVVTLPEELVSEATGIDAERVRDWFAANTLAFGTTQQGTVVTGPAVLAAGAERSAVVDALADVLRERYDSVERDGDGLRAREQRFDPELAETLGIPEGPKYGKLSAGRSVEVDGREIEPETVHSERIRRFTL
- a CDS encoding methyl-accepting chemotaxis protein, yielding MRREDRPTDADREATPDGGVVTDPTRAPDELHYRMILDRIDTPIFVLDADGDILHWNSSLAALTGESQAGAVELTEEHGVVGPAFYHDGRRSMTLAEKVIEAPEDCDEEYDVPRVDDVDYALYADESVMKDARGEDRHIRFSAAPIYDDDGELTGVVEMIQDRTEDAKRQEQLRGIVAELQSTMADIEAGHLQSRASVDETGYVDDELLDVVDSLNQMAARLDDIVSDVAGRTDDLHDSVESVADSSQRVSDISDEQSEALASVSQEVSNLSATVEEIASTSDQVASTARNADEAASEVQETAEETERVMQKVGESAAEVTDDVTSLRDRMDEIDEIVDVIDEIADETNMLALNASIEAARAGEAGEGFAVVADEVKNLAEESQERASQIEKMVGRIKADTQETVENLEETTEQVERGIEQVESATEALTDIVTAIEETAEGIEQVSAATNDQAASTEEIASMLDQVVERAEDISAEMQATAESTQEQARQVDEINATVSRLSGDGAGRD
- a CDS encoding sodium:calcium antiporter: MQVGAAALLTVGWVAVLLLGIELDNVATVGVSGLAVLGASFLLAWGAETAEKDVPRAFAIAVLAVLAVAPEYAVDALYAWNAGAGGATAEACSQLTAAEIEASGTTLARGCHDANLAIANMTGANRILIGIGWAGIAVFTVWRAAKTRDPAVKNRDGLLNDAVALDRDIATEITFLFLATGWAFLVPLGGGIGLLDTLFLVGLYVTYIGLVLKSDVETSDHTVGVPKYFQGWSLPWRPLVVLTLFAYSGLLIFTAVEPFAHGLEEIGLQNGIPEFFMIQWVAPLASESPELIVVAVLVNKARSTAGFNALISSKLNQWTLLIGTIAVVYSIALGGLGTLPFDQKQAAEIWITAAQSYFALAILCNFEISIREAVVLFGLFISQVILEFALIRDLVGLPFDSYELLVGYAVLYLVIGTALFALRRRALAELFGLAGDAFRTAIGREPVHEELAD
- the ftsZ gene encoding cell division protein FtsZ, with the protein product MDSIIDDAIDEAEGEREESADPEANSQHEPTPEREDPSTSGTMTDDELASVVKDLETKITVVGCGGAGGNTVTRMMEEGIHGAKLVAANTDAQHLADEVEADTKILMGRERTGGRGAGSVPKIGEEAAQEDIEDIQQSISGSDMVFVTAGLGGGTGTGSAPVVAQAAQEEGALTISIVTIPFTAEGERRRANADAGLERLRSVSDTVIVVPNDRLLDYAPSMPLQDAFKICDRVLMRSVKGMTELITKPGLVNVDFADVRTIMENGGVAMIGLGESDSENKAQDSIRSALRSPLLDVEFDGANSALVNVVGGPDMSIEEAEGVVEEIYDRIDPDARIIWGASVNNDFEGKMETMIVVTGVESPQIYGQSEGQQARAGQQASEEIDYVD